The genomic DNA TCATTTCTTTTTTTTTATATTTTAATTCAGCTGGAGTCATTATTGCCTTATCATATTCTGAAACAGTTGTCGTCTTTTTATTTTTACTATCAAAAGTTACACTTTCTTTTTTAATTGTTTTTTCCCCTAACATTTTAGAAAATCACTCAAGTGTCTCATCTGAATTAGTTTCTAAAAAATAAATTAATCCTACTTGGGCTTGAATTGATTTTCAACTACCTAAATCACTTCCATATTTTTGCAATTGCTCAAATGCTTGAATCACTAACAAAAATAAAATATTTCTTGATCTTGATATAGCCATTCAGTCAGAAATTTGGGGAATATTTAATGAATTAAATTCTTCCAAATAAAATTGCAGCATGCGACTAAGTTTTCTTCCTGGAGAAGAATTGGCAAATTCAATTGCTTCCCGATAAATTTGTGTAATTAAAATATTTATTAAAAAATTAAATATCGGTTTGTGATCAGGAAAGCAAATAAAAATAACTCATGGTTTTTGGTTATTTCTTATTGTTTTATCAATTGAAAAATTAATATGACTTGTTATTTTTTGAATATTTAAATTGCTTTGAAATTCCAATAAAACGTTTGATGCATGTGTTAATATCCCACTAAAAGTTTCTGAAAAAATATCTTGCAATGCATTTCATTCTTCATGAAATTTTCATCAAATATGATTCCTTTTTGAAAATGATTTCAATCTAAATGTTCAAATCCCTCTTTTAAAATTTCTATCATCTAAAAACCAAATAACATTGGATAAAGTAAATGATTTAATTGTAAAAGTTTCATCTTCCAAACTATAAAGTAGCATAAATTTAATAACAGTAATAATTACATTTTTTGCTTGATTAACTCACATTGTTTTGCTATCTTCACCTTTTGGTCAATTTAATGAGTTAGTTATTTCAATAATTTGTTCAAAAGCAGCAGAATAATCATCATCATCTAAATCTTCTTTAGACTTATTGTGTAATCTATTTCAAATTTGCTCTAGCGGGTTTCAATGCAATGAATTTTTAGCATCAATAAAATCAAATACTTTTATTTCATAACCTTTTTCTAAAAACATTTCTCCTGTAATTTTCAAAATCTCTTTTTTGGGATCAGTAATTACTATGTTGGGTTTTAAATCATTTTCAAGTGAGGCATTATAATGTAAATTTGGAATTAAAACTTTTTGAGTTTTTCCAGAACCCGTAATTCCTAAAACAATCGCATGATTGTTTAAATTATTAACTAAATAGTCATATTTTTTAAAATTATTAGTTTTTAAATTCCCAAAAATAAAATTTGGATTACCTGGTTTAAAATTATTTTTGAATTTTCTAAAAGACCCTTCTTTTAGAAATTGATTATATTCCCAAGTCTTTTTTTCTGGATGATTATTTTTAGTTATTTTTGCTTTCAAAATTGCAATTCAAGATTTATAGTTTAAAATGATTAAAAAAAACAATGATCCTAAAACTATTATTAAAATTCCAATATTTCTAAATCTTGTATTTATTTTTCAAAATAAGAAAATATCATTGATAAATGATCGATTTTTTGAAACTCATTCTTGAAAAATTTTTACAGATTTTATTTGAATAAATAGCATTACAATTGCAATGAAAAAAAATGCTAGCGAAGGTCAAATTATCAATGAAAAAAAATAGTTTAAAAATTTATTTAAAAATTTTTGTTTATTATCTTTAATAAGCACTATTGATTAAACCTCTATTATCATGTTTAATTTTTATTGAAAAATAATATTTTTTAAAAAGAAAATAACATTATTAATTGATATTATTTTTTGATTATTTAATAATGATTAAAATATTGATTCTATCAATATTTAGACTATTATTTTTCAATAACTTTATATTTTCACAAATTAATAATTTTGACTTTAAAATATATTTATTGATTAATATTCTAAAAACAACAAATTATGTTTTGCTTCATTATAAAATATTATTTATTAAAATTTGTTTAAATAATTTTGTACAATTAGTAGTATTAAAAATAATTTTTTTTAAACTTAATTTAAGTCATAAAGTCAATATTTTTTATTAAATTTGTTAAAAAATATTAGAATTACTAATTGACAATCATTTTGATCTTTTTTATATTAGAATCAAAATTTACATACAAAATAATACCACTAAGCTAATAATTTTTTTCATTTTTTTAAATTTAAATTTTAAAAGTTTATTTTAAAAAAATTACTGGCAATTTTCTCCAGTAATTTTAGTTTATAAATTTAAATATCAAGAATATAAATAATAAAACTCATTTTAGTTATTAATTTATATCATCATCATTGAAGTTATTACTTTCTTGATTGCCGGCATCTCTAAATGATTTATTATTCTTATAATTTTTATACATTTCAAATACTTCAGTTAGAAATATCTCTTTTTCTGAATCACTAATTTGAAAATTGTTCATTCCAGGAATTGAATTTTTTTTAAATTCATCAACAAATTCTTCAAGTAATTCCTTAACCTTATCATCACTTAATTTAAGGTCATTTAACATTGTAATAAATTGATTTAAAAAATTCTCCTTAATTTTTTCAAATGATTCAGGATCAAAATTATTTTGATTAAATATTTTTTCAATTTCTTCTTTTGGTAGATTTTGCAACATAATTTTTTCTTCTTCAGTAAGTGAATCAAAATTAAAAAAAACATTATTTTTTCAATAATTTTTTTCTTGGGATGAATCTTTTTCTTCCTTATTTTTGCTTTGGTTATCATCACTTGTTTTTGAATCTTCAATATATTCTTCAGATTCATATCTAATTTCATTAATGTTCAATCGTCATTCAAAAATTGATAGCATTTCTGGTGAGATTGTTGCTAATTCAATTCGCGTAAATAATTCTTCATAAGCATCATGTGAATTAGTAATTTTAATAAATTCTGGTTTTTCATATTCAAATTCAAAAAAAGCAAAATTATTTTCTAGTAATTTAAGTACTAATTTGTTTCCTAATCAAAAGCTATCTCTTGCATTTTGAAACATTTTATTTTTATCAAAATTAAGACTAAAGTTAGCTAATTTTTTGTTTAATAAATTATCTTTTAAATCATCATAATTTTTTGAACTTGCTTGAAATGGTGTTTGTTTAAAGAAAAATTCAAATGAAACAAGTCCCCGATCTGCAAGCACAAGTGTCAAATAGTTTTTATTTGTTTGATTACCAAAATATTTTTTGTAATGATAAAGATAACTGTCATTATTAATCACAGTATCTTTGCTAATTTTTGACAAAAAATCAAGATTTTGATTTAACTGATTTTGATTTTTTTCTAAATTAAATAATTCAAGTTCAAAAAAAGCATAGTAATTGCCTCCTTGCAAACCATGCATTCCAGCAATGATTCCCCCCAATTCTTCAAAACTTAAATTATCACTAATTAAAAGTTCTAAATCTTTGCTTGAATCAAGAAACTTTGTTAGTTTTATATTATTATAAGTTTGCAATTCTGGTGACAAATAATCAACATTTTTAATCACTAAATGATGATTTTTTCCAATTCGTGTTATCTTCATTATTTATCCTCCAAAAATTCATGAAACATATGTTTTCTTGCAATATTTTTTAAACGATATAAGTAATCTAAAATTGCTTCACCTAAGCCATTTTGAATCACATCGCTTGTAAAAAATTTAGCTACTTCTAAAGGTTTTTTAGTTGAATTTGCCATTGCATATGAATAATTTGTTAATGCAAGCATTGGCAAATCATTGTTGCTATCACCAATTGTCATAATTTCTTCTAATTTAACTTCATTTTTTGAATAAATATTTTTAACTAATCACTCAATTGCACTTCCTTTATTAATTCCCAAAGCATTAATTTCAATATTACAATGTGTTACAATCATTTCAATTCCATCTATATGTTTAATATGTTGATAGATTTCTTGTGGATATGTTTCTGAAAGCGGATTATCAATTGAATAAAGTTCAATTTTAATTGGATTTATTTGTTCGTGATTTCATTTTTTAGGAATTGCTTTTTTATTTTTTTCACTAATAAAATGATAGTTTAGAATTTCAGTTGTTATCTCTGGTGCATCTTCTAAATAAAAATAATTTTCATTATCCCAAAAAAACATTTGTAAATTTAGTTGTTTAGCTATTTTAATTAATTGCTCAAGAATTAAAAAATCAATATTTCAACTTTTAATTAAAATTTTATTTTGAAAATCATAAATTTGTCCCCCAGATGAACAAAGTAGATATTTAACATTTAATTTTTTGCCTAAATCAAGCATTCTTTCTTGCAAAGGATTACCTGTACAAATATTAAAATCTGCACCATTTTCAATTGCAAATTCAACATCTTTAATTGTCGCATTCAATAAATTAAAATTTTTATAAATTGTTCCATCAACATCAGAGAAAATAACTGGTTTTTTATTGTTTGTGACTGAGTACATCTTTATTCCTTTCTTTTTTTGTTTTTAAAAGCCGATTTTTTTCTTTTTACTAGTAATGCAATTAAAATATATAACAACAATCCACCAATCGCAACACTTGGAACGACATAACTTAGAATTTTTCAAACTTGATTTTTTTGTTTATTTTTATCGAATTCCTCATTATAAAATCAATGTCCATACAAATTAATTTGTTTTTGTCCAAGATGTTTCATATTCTTAATTTCTTGATCTTTTTCAAGATATTTTTTTTGTGTTAATCAAACTCAGACCAATATTGCTGATTCAGGTGGATCTAATTTAATTGATCGAAAAATTACAATTAATTTTTTGTCATCATCTTTATTTGCATTGAATTCTTTAATTTTTTGATGAATTTCATTTTCTTCAAAAATATAATCCTTCAATGTATCTTCTTTATCAATTTCAAGTGAATGATCAACTTGTAATTTATCAGATGCTTGATTAATTTCAATTTTTTTTAAATTTGCAAGTTTTTCTTTTTCACCTGCATATTCAAAAAATGATTCGTATGTAAAATTTTTATAATTTAAAACTTGATTATTTTCATTTTTTGATAAATAAAAATCTTCTCATTTTAAATTTTTTATTAGGTTTTGAATCTCTTTAACTTGCTTGATTTCCTCATTATTCTCACTTTCATATTTTACTTCATTTTTGTTTGTACAAGATGTAACTAAGACTGATGGTGGTAATAGTATCGCAAGCGGAATTGTTAATGAAAGATTTAATTTTTTTAATCGCTTTTTCATGATTACATTAAATTTTATATTATTAAATGTTATTATTTAGTAATTAATGATAGATTAAAAAAAATATCTAAAATTAAAAACTAAGTTATTTAAGGAATAAATTCATGACAAAAGAACTAATTATTTTATTGGTTATAAATATAATTGTTGCCCTTGTATTAATTGGTGGACTAATTTATTTAATAATCATTAAAAAATCTCAAAAAAAATTATCAGATCAAAAAAATCTTGAAAATAATGTAAAAATAACAACTGAATTAACTAAAAATATTAATCATGAGTTGGAAAAAAATCTAAACACAA from Metamycoplasma alkalescens includes the following:
- a CDS encoding type IV secretory system conjugative DNA transfer family protein — translated: MLIKDNKQKFLNKFLNYFFSLIIWPSLAFFFIAIVMLFIQIKSVKIFQEWVSKNRSFINDIFLFWKINTRFRNIGILIIVLGSLFFLIILNYKSWIAILKAKITKNNHPEKKTWEYNQFLKEGSFRKFKNNFKPGNPNFIFGNLKTNNFKKYDYLVNNLNNHAIVLGITGSGKTQKVLIPNLHYNASLENDLKPNIVITDPKKEILKITGEMFLEKGYEIKVFDFIDAKNSLHWNPLEQIWNRLHNKSKEDLDDDDYSAAFEQIIEITNSLNWPKGEDSKTMWVNQAKNVIITVIKFMLLYSLEDETFTIKSFTLSNVIWFLDDRNFKRGIWTFRLKSFSKRNHIWWKFHEEWNALQDIFSETFSGILTHASNVLLEFQSNLNIQKITSHINFSIDKTIRNNQKPWVIFICFPDHKPIFNFLINILITQIYREAIEFANSSPGRKLSRMLQFYLEEFNSLNIPQISDWMAISRSRNILFLLVIQAFEQLQKYGSDLGSWKSIQAQVGLIYFLETNSDETLEWFSKMLGEKTIKKESVTFDSKNKKTTTVSEYDKAIMTPAELKYKKKEMTIISCGFYKPIAINIKPAYEYLEYEEYVHHAPKIEINDSEIWDFNLMKLLNFNKNDEVNKEAINKKPKKPKN
- a CDS encoding HAD-IIB family hydrolase encodes the protein MYSVTNNKKPVIFSDVDGTIYKNFNLLNATIKDVEFAIENGADFNICTGNPLQERMLDLGKKLNVKYLLCSSGGQIYDFQNKILIKSWNIDFLILEQLIKIAKQLNLQMFFWDNENYFYLEDAPEITTEILNYHFISEKNKKAIPKKWNHEQINPIKIELYSIDNPLSETYPQEIYQHIKHIDGIEMIVTHCNIEINALGINKGSAIEWLVKNIYSKNEVKLEEIMTIGDSNNDLPMLALTNYSYAMANSTKKPLEVAKFFTSDVIQNGLGEAILDYLYRLKNIARKHMFHEFLEDK